Proteins encoded within one genomic window of Triticum aestivum cultivar Chinese Spring chromosome 2D, IWGSC CS RefSeq v2.1, whole genome shotgun sequence:
- the LOC123054877 gene encoding G-type lectin S-receptor-like serine/threonine-protein kinase At2g19130 has translation MVLWQYCLVLCLEIPPNECALTHSKWQPKWMRSTAVLVINLDCPHQSAEHANLLVHTIGPLPFYTHIGFFLRVSKQSTQTLLHVSPLHTITRASPSARSSLVLLLCSCNQHPDGGPVARRRRQQARLGERQVRTRLLPASSRHHQDQPITGPSLNRTQLQISSDGNLVIVHNDSVVWSTRIVNNRTQASSINTTATAAVLLNSGNLALTVTESPSSSDLPLWQSFDHPTDIVLPGAKVGRNKITGLNRKGVSKKSLIDPGLGSYSVELDISGQVVLKRLNPSVVYWHWASSKTSSLKLIPILKSILDMDPRTKGLINPAYVDNDQEEYYMYTSPDESSSTFVSLDISGQIKLNVWSQASQSWQTIYAQPADACTPSATCGAFTVCNGTAQPFCDCMGSFSQKSPRDWMFNDRTGGCIRNTPLHCNTSSNNKNMTSSTDIFNPIAHVTLPYNPQSIDVVTTQSKCEEACLSSCSCTAYSYSNSRCSVWHGELLSVNRNDGIDNTSEDVLYLRLAAKDLPPSLMKNKRKPNVGAVTAASIIGFGLLMLMVLLLIWRNRFKWCGLPLYSNEGSSAGIIAFRYTDLVRATKNFSEKLGGGGFGSVYKGVLSDSKTTIAVKKLDGANQGEKQFRAEVSSIGLIQHINLVKLIGFCCEGHHRLLVYEHMFNGSLDSHLFKKSNNADAAVLNWNTRYQITLGVARGLSYLHQSCRECIIHCDVKPENILVDASFAPKVADFGLAAFVGRDFSRILTTFRGTKGYLAPEWLTGVAITPKIDVYGFGMVLMEIISGSRNSPETHNTSSSTSYHAEYFPVQAINKLHGGDVKSLVDPRLHGDFNLEEAERVCKVACWCIQDNEFDRPTMGEVVRVLEGLQEIDVPPMPRLLAAITAQPGAAYSV, from the exons ATGGTTTTATGGCAATACTGCCTGGTATTATGCCTAGAGATACCTCCAAACGAGTGTGCTCTTACCCACTCCAAGTGGCAGCCCAAGTGGATGCGTAGTACTGCTGTCCTAGTCATCAATCTTGACTGCCCTCATCAGTCAGCTGAACATGCCAATCTGCTTGTTCACACTATTGGTCCTCTTCCATTCTATACACACATCGGCTTCTTCCTCCGAGTATCAAAGCAGAGCACACAAACTCTTCTCCATGTCTCCCCTCTACATACTATCACTCGGGCTTCTCCTTCTGCACgttcctcattggtgctcctcctcTGCAGCTGCAACCAACACCCTGACGGCGGGCCAGTCGCTCGCCGTCGGCGGCAGCAAGCTCGTCTCGGGGAACGGCAAGTTCGCACTCGGCTTCTTCCAGCCAGCAGCAGGCACCATCA GGATCAGCCCATCACCGGCCCCAGCCTCAACCGAACACAGCTCCAGATATCAAgcgatggcaatcttgtcatcgTACACAATGATTCCGTAGTTTGGTCCACTCGCATTGTCAATAATAGGACACAAGCCAGCAGCATAAACAccactgctactgctgctgttcTCTTGAACAGTGGAAACCTTGCCCTTACAGTCACAGAGAGCCCATCATCATCGGACCTACCGTTGTGGCAGAGCTTCGATCACCCAACAGATATTGTGCTTCCTGGTGCCAAGGTTGGCCGAAACAAGATCACTGGTTTGAATCGTAAGGGCGTCTCAAAGAAGAGCCTCATTGATCCGGGTCTCGGCTCATACAGCGTTGAACTAGACATCAGCGGACAGGTCGTCCTCAAGCGCCTAAACCCCTCAGTGGTGTATTGGCATTGGGCATCCTCCAAAACATCATCATTGAAGCTTATACCAATACTCAAGTCCATTCTGGATATGGATCCACGGACCAAAGGTTTGATTAACCCAGCATATGTTGATAACGACCAAGAGGAGTACTACATGTACACCTCACCAGATGAATCATCTTCCACATTTGTCTCACTTGACATCTCTGGTCAGATAAAGCTGAATGTTTGGTCGCAAGCCAGCCAGTCTTGGCAAACCATATATGCCCAGCCCGCCGATGCCTGCACTCCGTCCGCTACCTGTGGAGCTTTCACAGTATGCAACGGCACTGCACAACCATTCTGTGACTGTATGGGGAGCTTCTCTCAGAAGTCGCCGCGGGATTGGATGTTTAATGATCGAACAGGAGGGTGCATCAGAAATACACCGTTACACTGCAACACTAGCAGTAACAACAAAAACATGACAAGTTCAACAGATATATTCAACCCCATTGCTCATGTTACGTTACCCTACAACCCACAAAGCATAGACGTTGTTACCACACAGAGCAAATGTGAAGAAGCTTGTCTCAGTTCCTGCTCCTGCACTGCTTATTCCTATAGCAACAGCAGATGCTCTGTCTGGCATGGGGAATTGCTTAGTGTAAATCGCAATGATGGCATTGATAATACTTCTGAAGATGTTCTATACCTCCGCCTTGCCGCCAAAGATTTGCCGCCAAGTTTGATGAAGAACAAAAGAAAACCAAACGTTGGAGCTGTTACCGCTGCaagtattattggttttgggtTACTAATGCTCATGGTGTTGTTACTGATTTGGAGGAACAGATTCAAGTGGTGTGGTTTGCCTTTGTACAGCAATGAAGGTAGTTCTGCTGGGATCATAGCCTTCAGATACACTGACTTAGTTCGTGCTACTAAAAACTTCTCCGAAAAGCTGGGAGGAGGTGGTTTTGGTTCTGTATACAAGGGAGTGTTAAGTGACTCGAAGACTACCATAGCAGTGAAAAAGCTTGATGGTGCCAATCAAGGAGAGAAGCAATTCAGGGCCGAGGTGAGCTCAATTGGACTGATCCAACATATCAACCTAGTCAAATTGATTGGTTTCTGCTGCGAAGGTCATCACAGATTACTTGTGTACGAGCACATGTTCAATGGGTCTCTTGATAGTCATCTATTTAAGAAGAGCAATAATGCTGATGCTGCTGTCCTAAACTGGAACACCAGATATCAGATTACCCTAGGAGTTGCCAGAGGGTTGTCCTACTTGCATCAGAGTTGCCGCGAATGCATCATACACTGTGATGTTAAGCCAGAAAACATACTTGTGGACGCATCCTTTGCTCCCAAAGTTGCAGACTTTGGATTGGCAGCGTTTGTTGGAAGGGATTTTAGCCGAATTCTGACCACATTCAGAGGAACCAAAGGTTATCTTGCTCCAGAGTGGCTTACCGGAGTTGCTATTACACCAAAAATCGATGTTTACGGCTTCGGCATGGTACTGATGGAGATCATATCCGGAAGCAGGAATTCACCTGAAACACACAACACTAGCAGCAGCACCAGTTACCACGCTGAATATTTCCCTGTGCAAGCCATCAACAAGCTTCATGGGGGAGATGTGAAGAGTTTGGTGGATCCACGGTTGCATGGTGACTTCAATTTGGAAGAGGCTGAAAGGGTTTGCAAAGTTGCATGTTGGTGCATTCAAGATAATGAGTTTGATCGGCCGACGATGGGTGAAGTGGTCCGGGTTCTCGAGGGTCTGCAGGAAATTGATGTGCCCCCGATGCCAAGACTGCTTGCTGCTATAACGGCGCAACCTGGTGCTGCATATTCAGTGTAA